A stretch of Lachancea thermotolerans CBS 6340 chromosome D complete sequence DNA encodes these proteins:
- the GSH1 gene encoding glutamate--cysteine ligase (similar to uniprot|P32477 Saccharomyces cerevisiae YJL101C GSH1 Gamma glutamylcysteine synthetase catalyzes the first step in the gamma-glutamyl cycle for glutathione (GSH) biosynthesis expression induced by oxidants cadmium and mercury) yields MGLLSLGTPLEWPESRQYNDHVRKNGIEQLLYIFLAANGRKNDPLLWGDEIEYMMCKIDDAGRNAVLAVDDDDVLCALNTEDVGVCQAHNTSFHPEYGRYMIEATPARPYTGFMSNYVEENMGERRAIVDSKLEKRGVELLSLAVFPRMGCPGFTDLSESWDHHNSASRSLYLPDEIINRHARFPTLTANIRTRRGEKVCMNVPMYKDKRTPDHDDTVFVRDWFTIEDKEGPLASKPGHIYMDSMGFGMGCSCLQLTFQAPTVDKARYLYDSLVNFAPIFLAATAASPAFKGWLADQDVRWNVISGAVDDRTPYERSTEPLLPEYNNGNGKSLNEHPMRIPKSRYSAVDLYLGGNSFFDREFNDTDVPVNQEVLERLQSNDIFPMDFDLARHFSHLFIRDPLVVFQERVDQDNKHSTDHFENIQSTNWQTLRFKPPTQEATPENKKCPGWRVEFRPMEIHLTDFENAAYANFIYLVVECLLTFSDDINAYVPMSEVWKNMEIAHRRDAVLDEEFYWKIGFNKEGTRKLSFTEIFHHPESGIFPQFIDRILVHKGFVSSSWTELKNSRQSAHLRLYYYLKLISDRATGALPTTARFLRDFILNHPDYKEDSRLTSVINYDMLKLASRLTHLDDTNGELTRFFGEEIVQFLR; encoded by the coding sequence ATgggtcttctttctctcgGGACCCCACTTGAGTGGCCTGAATCCCGCCAGTATAATGACCATGTGAGAAAGAACGGCATTGAGCAACTTCTGTACATCTTCCTGGCGGCGAACGGCAGGAAGAACGACCCCCTTCTGTGGGGGGACGAGATAGAGTACATGATGTGCAAAATTGACGATGCTGGACGCAATGCTGTTCTGGCGGttgacgacgacgatgtTCTATGCGCGCTAAACACGGAGGATGTAGGGGTTTGCCAGGCGCACAATACATCCTTCCACCCCGAATACGGCCGCTATATGATCGAGGCTACGCCTGCAAGGCCCTACACAGGCTTTATGAGCAACTACGTGGAGGAAAACATGGGGGAGCGCAGGGCAATTGTTGACAGCAAGCTAGAAAAGCGTGGGGTTGAACTGCTCTCGCTGGCTGTGTTTCCTCGTATGGGGTGTCCGGGCTTCACGGATCTGAGCGAGTCGTGGGACCACCACAATAGCGCCTCGAGGTCTCTGTATCTACCGGACGAAATCATAAACCGGCACGCGAGGTTCCCCACTTTAACGGCGAACATACGCACGCGGCGAGGAGAAAAGGTGTGCATGAACGTTCCCATGTACAAGGATAAACGAACACCTGACCACGATGATACTGTTTTCGTGCGTGACTGGTTCACCATTGAAGACAAGGAGGGCCCATTGGCGTCCAAACCCGGCCACATATACATGGATTCCATGGGCTTCGGCATGGGCTGCAGCTGCTTGCAGTTGACATTCCAAGCGCCAACAGTCGACAAGGCTCGGTACCTCTACGATTCGCTCGTCAACTTTGCTCCAATCTTCCTTGCTGCGACTGCCGCCTCGCCAGCTTTCAAGGGATGGTTGGCCGACCAGGATGTCCGTTGGAATGTGATTTCTGGCGCCGTAGATGACCGCACCCCGTATGAGCGGAGTACCGAACCACTTTTGCCTGAATACAACAATGGTAACGGTAAGTCTCTCAATGAACATCCTATGCGGATTCCAAAGTCCAGGTACAGCGCAGTGGATCTCTACTTGGGTGGTAACTCTTTTTTTGACCGCGAATTCAATGACACCGATGTTCCGGTCAATCAAGAAGTCCTAGAACGGCTTCAGTCCAATGATATTTTCCCAATGGACTTCGACCTCGCTCGCCATTTTTCTCATTTGTTTATCAGGGACCCCTTGGtggtctttcaagaacgcGTTGACCAAGATAACAAGCATTCGACGGATCATTTCGAAAATATCCAGAGCACAAACTGGCAGACACTACGGTTCAAACCACCTACTCAAGAGGCTACCccagaaaacaaaaagtgTCCCGGATGGCGCGTTGAGTTTAGACCTATGGAGATTCATTTGACTGACTTTGAAAATGCAGCCTATGCAAACTTCATATACTTGGTCGTTGAATGCCTGTTGACCTTCAGCGACGATATCAATGCGTATGTGCCCATGTCAGAAGTCTGGAAAAATATGGAGATTGCACACCGCCGCGATGCTGTACTTGACGAAGAGTTTTACTGGAAAATTGGCTTCAATAAGGAAGGGACGCGAAAGCTGTCATTCACAGAGATTTTCCATCACCCAGAAAGTGGTATTTTCCCTCAATTTATAGATCGCATTTTGGTTCACAAGGGATTcgtctcttcttcatggACGgaactcaaaaattctCGCCAATCTGCGCATCTCAGGCTGTACTACTATTTGAAACTCATATCCGATAGAGCTACGGGTGCATTGCCAACAACTGCCAGGTTCTTACGTGACTTTATTTTGAATCACCCTGACTACAAAGAAGACTCTCGATTGACTTCTGTGATCAACTACGACATGTTGAAGCTGGCCTCCAGACTCACACATCTCGATGATACTAACGGAGAGCTCACAAGATTTTTTGGCGAAGAAATAgttcagtttttgagatAA
- the LSB6 gene encoding 1-phosphatidylinositol 4-kinase LSB6 (similar to uniprot|P42951 Saccharomyces cerevisiae YJL100W LSB6 Phosphatidylinositol 4-kinase that binds Las17p which is a homolog of human Wiskott-Aldrich Syndrome protein involved in actin patch assembly and actin polymerization) — protein MAQQSNNLGNANQVVTTNTYDWLQNREQQERLSDTAHNSTAFIGTLGRWTSFVWHGGDGTPSRLTLGEEHYEIQYSVFEPLRGYTEIPVLPDRDALTQHFRCVVKDCVDAITNYNIELQRIKAGSSGSYFVYGTGDSQTPLGVFKPKDEEPYGPLSPKWTKWAHRTFFPCFFGRSCLIPNLGYICESAASVLDELLGTGLVPHTDTIVLMSQNFYDKRRAWFATEPRKLQKSGSFQLFVKDYVGAGEFLDKHPFPGMFRERVDHKQEEEFHWNAQTLQTFRLKLEKLIILDYIMRNTDRGLDNWMIRVRKLSDNTWDLELAAIDNGLAFPWKHPDEWRSFPYGWLYLPVNILAQPFSESTRRHFLPLLTNKKWWENCHSQLREQFSRDAEFKTRMWKKQWSVLKGQAFNVVETLKNPTQGPLELVRRTRTLVIDEIMQVPSSTLPLAIIQSAMRESIPFSPSSPMVLSSLPEEGTNSGTAKDFISQRPNFTEHLQEVGEGGRPMTGESRVHNTKPSTTTDAQHGPSEEGTSVGIQASYKTKKVVIERLMLVNSKPPVFTWW, from the coding sequence ATGGCTCAGCAGTCTAACAACCTGGGCAATGCGAACCAGGTCGTGACGACAAACACGTATGACTGGTTACAGAACCGGGAGCAGCAGGAGCGGTTGAGTGACACGGCGCACAACTCGACTGCATTTATCGGCACATTGGGGAGATGGACAAGTTTTGTGTGGCATGGCGGGGACGGAACTCCGTCGAGGTTAACACTGGGCGAAGAGCACTACGAAATTCAATATtctgtttttgagcctcTGAGAGGCTACACTGAGATACCGGTTCTCCCTGATAGAGATGCACTCACGCAGCATTTCCGGTGTGTTGTGAAAGACTGCGTTGACGCAATCACCAACTACAACATCGAATTACAGCGCATAAAAGCCGGCTCAAGCGGGTCTTATTTTGTCTACGGAACGGGAGACTCTCAAACACCGCTGGGGGTGTTCAAACCAAAGGATGAAGAACCTTACGGCCCGCTATCGCCGAAATGGACGAAGTGGGCACACAGGACATTCTTCCCCTGTTTTTTCGGGCGCAGCTGTTTGATTCCAAACCTTGGCTACATATGTGAGTCGGCGGCTAGTGTGTTGGATGAGCTCTTAGGAACCGGTTTGGTTCCCCACACTGATACGATAGTGCTGATGTCTCAGAATTTTTACGACAAAAGGAGAGCGTGGTTTGCAACGGAGCCTCGGAAACTACAGAAGTCTGGATctttccagctctttgtCAAGGATTATGTAGGCGCTGGTGAGTTTCTCGACAAGCATCCTTTCCCTGGTATGTTCAGGGAACGTGTAGATCACAAGCAGGAAGAGGAGTTTCATTGGAACGCACAGACACTACAAACGTTCcgcttgaagctggaaaagctgATTATTCTTGACTATATCATGCGTAACACTGATCGTGGACTCGACAACTGGATGATCCGTGTCCGAAAACTTTCCGATAATACCTGGGACTTAGAGCTGGCTGCTATAGACAATGGCCTCGCGTTCCCCTGGAAGCATCCCGACGAGTGGAGGTCGTTCCCATATGGGTGGCTATATCTCCCCGTGAATATCCTGGCGCAACCGTTCTCCGAATCAACAAGGCGGCACTTTTTGCCCCTGCtaacaaacaaaaaatggTGGGAAAATTGTCACTCACAACTTAGAGAGCAATTCAGCCGTGACGCTGAATTCAAGACCAGAATGTGGAAAAAGCAGTGGAGCGTTTTGAAAGGACAAGCTTTCAACGTTGTTGAAACGCTCAAAAATCCAACACAGGGCCCATTAGAGCTTGtcagaagaacaagaacgCTTGTAATTGATGAAATCATGCAAGTCCCTTCCAGTACTTTACCACTGGCTATTATACAAAGCGCTATGCGGGAATCAATTCCTTTTTCACCCTCTTCGCCAATGGTTCTTTCATCGTTACCTGAAGAGGGTACGAATTCGGGAACAGCGAAAGACTTCATCTCTCAGCGGCCCAACTTTACCGAGCaccttcaagaagttggcGAAGGAGGCCGTCCTATGACTGGTGAGTCCAGGGTGCATAACACCAAGCCATCAACTACTACTGACGCTCAACACGGACCTTCAGAAGAGGGGACTAGCGTTGGCATCCAAGCATCttacaaaacaaaaaaagttgtGATCGAGAGACTGATGCTAGTTAATTCGAAGCCCCCTGTATTTACGTGGTGGTAA
- the CHS6 gene encoding Chs6p (similar to uniprot|P36122 Saccharomyces cerevisiae YKR027W FMP50 The authentic non-tagged protein was localized to the mitochondria and uniprot|P40955 Saccharomyces cerevisiae YJL099w CHS6 chitin biosynthesis protein) produces MNILPWRKKNASSVAVNEHPRDALFKDDDHLVQKLGANLEENPRILEVKFGESFGIRGRLLRTLAEQDLLGIGPPDMAHVTQFDRFHQTETGEYHYLTGLDTSSEATPIAYLNTLKLAGGSSKNKNRVSTYCCTNVFSNVDIRIRYESPKHYQINVIDCISGSSNIQLTPALWEEAFVSGFVRSIITNMDRERKLPGLVELPFALENGLAYCKKCISLVCRYLPRGPELGCDMTKHSFPSYKNNYILDSLLSLLQVANKLNGFVVGTLEDLCMQDPENSVCYKTAMAAVLIKSEAKDIVAIQTINSSMQNLFPNGLKDLEQSQLIHAADLLNLQIDFLMVRGDFALALPLAQKVTSICSDGFEAWNKLARCYVELGNHEQALFAINSLPALPSSDPCKDAMLQEAAKEHFYNRPLCSTPRSRLQSNEYHFISSTLGSVKDHDLTSMIYGRIVMPPQAKRGCIKEIWEGPCVELGPIYGPQSKNLINFVSPQEVASLGDKNLLARNSMASQLSWSMTCAYDLLVHIISKIGWNSLLELRSSIFVMERERGLGDAGVLRPEFKAKRLCEKWLDQLFLNLYEDLKITFNSQEHREELYSGLEWELLGLTHLRTWLWADAVACLRTSIMARFDPVSAEKLLDLYLTRRYPSSDVLDQDVLLALVVDKISYESRFYNFLNLADLRVLIDLSASSGVDTVRNHIYTLPSAQTGIVALTDKLLNYVQELNDD; encoded by the coding sequence ATGAATATTCTACCttggagaaagaagaatgcCTCCTCCGTTGCTGTGAACGAGCACCCCAGAGACGCCTTATTCAAAGACGACGACCATCTCGTTCAAAAATTGGGCGCGAACTTGGAGGAGAACCCACGGATTTTAGAAGTCAAGTTTGGCGAAAGCTTTGGAATTCGCGGCCGTTTATTGCGTACTCTAGCAGAACAAGATCTACTTGGTATAGGTCCCCCGGATATGGCTCACGTGACTCAATTCGACAGATTCCATCAGACTGAAACTGGAGAGTACCACTACTTGACAGGGCTCGATACTTCCTCAGAGGCTACGCCTATTGCATACTTGAATACCCTGAAGTTAGCTGGGGGCTCTTCAAAGAATAAAAATCGCGTGAGTACTTACTGCTGTACGAACGTCTTTAGTAATGTTGACATTAGAATTCGTTATGAATCGCCGAAGCATTATCAAATTAATGTCATAGACTGCATTTCAGGCTCTAGCAACATCCAGCTGACACCTGCTTTATGGGAGGAAGCGTTCGTTAGCGGCTTTGTTCGCTCCATCATCACTAACATGGATCGGGAACGTAAATTACCAGGTCTCGTTGAGTTACCATTCGCATTGGAAAACGGCTTGGCTTACTGCAAAAAGTGCATCAGCCTTGTATGCCGCTACCTGCCACGCGGTCCTGAACTTGGCTGCGACATGACAAAACACAGTTTTCCGTCTTACAAAAATAACTACATCCTTGATTCACTACTGTCGTTACTTCAAGTTGCCAACAAATTAAACGGATTCGTGGTTGGAACTTTAGAAGACCTCTGTATGCAGGATCCTGAAAATTCTGTTTGCTACAAAACAGCTATGGCTGCCGTCTTAATAAAGAGTGAAGCCAAGGACATAGTAGCCATCCAAACAATAAACAGCTCTATGCAGAACCTGTTTCCTAATGGTTTAAAAGATCTGGAACAAAGCCAACTCATACACGCGGCTGATCTCTTAAACCTACAGATAGATTTCTTAATGGTAAGAGGAGACTTTGCTCTGGCGCTTCCGCTAGCTCAAAAGGTCACATCCATTTGCTCCGATGGTTTTGAGGCATGGAACAAGCTTGCCAGATGCTATGTTGAATTAGGCAATCATGAGCAAGCATTGTTCGCTATCAATTCATTGCCTGCGCTTCCGTCCTCTGATCCCTGCAAAGATGCCATGTTACAGGAGGCTGCAAAAGAACATTTTTACAACAGGCCTTTATGCTCCACTCCACGGTCACGCCTACAATCTAATGAATATCACTTCATTTCCAGCACCCTTGGATCGGTCAAGGATCATGACCTGACTTCTATGATATATGGAAGAATCGTCATGCCACCCCAAGCAAAGAGAGGCTGTATCAAAGAGATTTGGGAAGGGCCATGCGTCGAGCTAGGTCCAATTTATGGCCCTCAAAGCAAAAATCTAATCAATTTCGTTTCACCGCAGGAAGTGGCTTCTCTGGGCGACAAGAATTTGCTGGCACGAAACTCGATGGCCAGCCAACTCAGCTGGTCCATGACGTGTGCTTACGACCTGCTTGTGCATATCATTTCGAAAATAGGCTGGAATTCGCTGCTTGAGCTGCGTTCTAGTATTTTTGTAatggaaagagaaagaggacTTGGAGATGCTGGGGTTCTGCGGCCCGAATTTAAAGCAAAACGGCTCTGCGAAAAATGGCTGGATCAGCTGTTTCTTAACCTTTACGAAGACCTAAAGATTACTTTCAACAGTCAAGAGCATCGCGAGGAACTTTATAGCGGTCTAGAGTGGGAGCTCTTGGGGCTCACGCACCTGCGCACTTGGCTGTGGGCAGATGCTGTTGCCTGTTTGCGTACCAGCATCATGGCACGCTTTGATCCTGTTAGTGCAGAGAAGTTACTAGATCTATACCTTACTCGTCGGTACCCCTCCTCTGACGTACTGGATCAAGATGTGCTCCTAGCTCTTGTTGTGGATAAGATCTCTTACGAGAGTAGATTCTACAACTTCCTCAACCTAGCCGATCTTCGGGTTTTGATCGACCTGTCTGCATCTTCCGGTGTCGATACCGTAAGAAATCATATTTACACTCTTCCGTCCGCTCAAACTGGCATTGTTGCTCTTACGGACAAGCTTCTGAACTACGTACAAGAGCTGAATGACGACTAA